One Lycium barbarum isolate Lr01 chromosome 5, ASM1917538v2, whole genome shotgun sequence genomic window carries:
- the LOC132641841 gene encoding piriformospora indica-insensitive protein 2-like, with protein sequence MRSFKNSSLCVFVFFYLVHFGVWCNGDTESMAAPMEKNEINALYSAIQGFVGKWWNGSDLYPDPCGWTPIQGVSCDLFDGFWYVTDLNIGPIHDNSVSCAPNVEFSPNIFTLKHLKSLSFFNCFVSPRHHPTPIPTESWEFLAGSLESLEFRSNPGLIGQIPTTFGRLIKLQSLVLVENGLSGEMPPNLGNLVNLRRLVLAGNKLNGKIPDSFGGFTQLLICDLSRNSLSGVLPKGLFGGLVSLLKLDLSYNRIEGKIPEEIAKLTDLTLLDLSNNFLSGGLTRSLQEMTCLEELVLSKNPMGGFLESLDWQNMRKLTTLDLSNMNLTGGIPGSIADLKKLRFLGLNDNKLNGQIPKSLENLPNASAIYLHGNDLTGELKFSEWFYGKMGRRFGVWGNPNICYPFGLMSTRYVPFGVKPCQQENFIIHLDETKSKLANGNFVVDQNSHSSMASLNGIWRCFLVELFMVILLLLN encoded by the exons atgaggagctTCAAGAATTCAAGTTTATGTGTGTTTGTTTTCTTCTACCTCGTTCATTTTGGTGTCTGGTGCAATGGTGATACTGAAAGTATGGCAGCTCCAATGGAGAAAAATGAGATAAATGCACTTTATTCTGCTATTCAAGGATTTGTGGGCAAATGGTGGAATGGTTCAGATCTTTATCCAGATCCTTGTGGTTGGACTCCTATacag GGTGTATCTTGTGACCTGTTTGATGGTTTTTGGTATGTTACTGACTTAAATATTGGACCTATACATGATAATTCTGTAAGTTGTGCACCAAATGTGGAATTCAGTCCCAATATCTTTACTCTAAAGCACCTTAAATCTCTCTCATTCTTCAATTGTTTCGTTTCGCCTCGCCACCATCCAACTCCAATCCCTACAGAGAGCTGGGAATTTCTTGCTGGTAGCTTGGAGTCACTCGAGTTTCGATCAAATCCTGGTCTCATTGGACAAATCCCCACAACATTTGGAAGGCTCATAAAGCTCCAATCTTTAGTACTAGTAGAAAATGGATTATCTGGTGAAATGCCACCAAATCTTGGGAATTTAGTGAACTTGAGGAGACTAGTTCTTGCTGGAAACAAACTTAATGGTAAAATCCCGGACAGTTTCGGAGGGTTCACTCAACTTTTGATATGTGATTTAAGCAGAAATTCACTTTCTGGTGTATTGCCTAAAGGATTATTTGGAGGGTTGGTTTCACTTTTGAAACTTGATTTGAGTTACAACCGAATAGAGGGAAAAATTCCAGAAGAGATTGCAAAACTGACCGATTTGACACTTTTGGACCTTAGTAACAACTTTTTATCAGGTGGATTGACAAGGTCACTTCAAGAAATGACATGTTTGGAAGAGTTAGTCTTGTCAAAAAATCCAATGGGTGGATTCTTGGAGAGTCTTGATTGGCAAAACATGAGAAAGTTAACAACTTTGGATCTGTCAAACATGAACTTGACAGGTGGGATACCAGGGTCTATAGCAGACCTAAAAAAACTAAGATTTTTAGGTCTTAATGATAATAAACTCAATGGACAAATACCAAAAAGTCTTGAAAATCTTCCTAATGCAAGTGCTATTTACCTACATGGTAACGATCTGACAGGTGAACTTAAATTCTCTGAATGGTTTTATGGGAAAATGGGAAGGAGATTTGGGGTATGGGGAAATCCAAATATTTGTTACCCTTTTGGTTTGATGTCAACAAGATACGTCCCATTTGGGGTAAAACCATGTCAGCAAGAAAATTTTATTATTCATCTTGATGAGACAAAGTCAAAGTTGGCAAATGGGAATTTTGTGGTTGATCAGAATTCTCATTCTTCAATGGCATCTTTAAATGGGATTTGGAGATGTTTTCTAGTTGAGCTATTTATGGTCATTCTCCTACTGTTGAATTGA